One stretch of Streptococcus australis DNA includes these proteins:
- a CDS encoding metal ABC transporter permease encodes MLSLLSYDFMQRAFLAVIAMSLFSPVLGTFLILRRQSLMSDTLSHVSLSGVAFGLVLGISPTISTIVIVLIAAVFLEYLRTVYKNFMEIGTAILMSTGLAVSLIVMSKGKSSSSMSLDQYLFGSIVTISEEQVIALFIIAAVVLLLTFLFLRPMYILTFDEDTAFVDGLPVRTMSILFNMVTGVAIALMIPAAGALLVSTIMVLPASIALRLGKNFKSVMLLASAIGFLGMVAGLYISYYAETPASASITIIFVAVFLLVSLLKRFIK; translated from the coding sequence ATGCTTAGTTTGTTATCATATGACTTCATGCAACGGGCCTTCTTGGCTGTCATTGCTATGAGTCTCTTTTCACCAGTCCTTGGGACATTTCTTATCTTACGTCGTCAGAGTCTCATGAGTGATACTCTTAGTCACGTTTCCTTGTCAGGGGTTGCCTTTGGTCTGGTTTTGGGGATTTCTCCAACCATTTCAACTATCGTTATTGTCTTGATAGCTGCGGTCTTTCTGGAGTATCTCCGTACGGTTTATAAGAACTTTATGGAAATCGGGACTGCCATCCTCATGTCGACAGGGCTTGCAGTCTCCCTTATCGTGATGAGTAAGGGGAAAAGTTCGAGTTCCATGAGTCTGGATCAATACCTCTTTGGTTCGATTGTGACCATTAGTGAGGAGCAGGTCATTGCTCTCTTTATCATTGCTGCAGTTGTTTTGCTCTTGACATTCTTGTTCTTACGTCCCATGTACATCCTGACCTTTGATGAGGACACGGCTTTTGTAGATGGACTTCCAGTGCGGACCATGTCCATCCTCTTTAACATGGTGACAGGGGTGGCGATTGCCCTCATGATACCAGCAGCAGGAGCCCTTTTGGTGTCAACCATTATGGTCTTGCCAGCTAGTATTGCCCTTCGTCTGGGGAAAAACTTCAAATCCGTTATGTTACTAGCCAGTGCGATTGGCTTTTTGGGAATGGTGGCAGGTCTCTATATTTCCTACTATGCGGAAACACCTGCCAGCGCTAGTATCACCATTATCTTTGTAGCTGTCTTTTTGTTAGTCAGTCTACTGAAACGTTTTATCAAATAG